A genomic region of Apus apus isolate bApuApu2 chromosome 24, bApuApu2.pri.cur, whole genome shotgun sequence contains the following coding sequences:
- the LOC127394016 gene encoding olfactory receptor 12-like isoform X2 gives MENNTKVTEFILVGFKSHPGLQLLLSVLFSAMYVVTVVGNACMILIIRMDSKLHTPMYFFLENLSILDICYSSVITPKAALTFLQGRRIISYNGCASQMFFFSLFGTTEAFFLAVMAYDRFTAICNPLLYQIIMKKRLCVLLVLGSYLSGCINCTIQTGFTFSLSFCGRKEINHFFCDVPAVMHAACSDTLVNEIVMLSVCGSIIVGTASVVFLSYGYIILTIVQMPSAESRHKAFSTCSSHMLAVSLFFGTVFFMYAQPGSTPSADKSNTISILYTIVIPMLNPFIYTLRNKEVKESLKKQFKREGFF, from the coding sequence atggaaaacaaCACCAAGGTAACAGAGTTCATTTTGGTTGGGTTCAAATCTCATCCAGGATTGCAACTCCTCCTCTCTGTTCTCTTCTCAGCAATGTATGTTGTCACTGTGGTGGGAAATGCCTGCATGATCCTCATAATTAGAATGGACTCCAAGCTGCACACTCCCATGTACTTTTTCCTAGAGAACTTGTCCATTCTGGACATCTGCTATTCCTCTGTCATCACTCCCAAAGCAGCACTGACATTCTTACAGGGCAGAAGAATAATTTCCTACAATGGTTGTGCATctcaaatgttctttttctctctttttggtACAACAGAAGCCTTTTTCCTTGCTGTCATGGCTTATGATCGCTTTACTGCTATCTGCAATCCACTGCTGTACCaaattattatgaaaaaaagacTTTGTGTTCTCCTGGTGCTGGGCTCTTATCTCTCAGGCTGCATCAACTGCACTATCCAGACAGGCTTTACATTCAGTTTGTCCTTTTGTGGGCGCAAAGAAATAAACCACTTCTTCTGTGATGTTCCTGCAGTGATGCATGCTGCCTGCTCAGACACACTTGTCAATGAAATAGTCATGCTGTCTGTATGTGGATCAATCATCGTGGGCACTGCCTCAGTAGTTTTTCTCTCCTATGGTTATATAATCCTCACTATTGTCCAAATGCCTTCAGCTGAGAGCAGACACAAGGCTTTCTCCACTTGCTCTTCTCACATGCTAGCTGTCAGCTTGTTCTTTGGGACTGTTTTCTTCATGTATGCTCAGCCTGGATCCACACCTTCAGCTGACAAAAGCAACACCATCTCTATCCTCTATACTATTGTTATTCCCATGCTAAACCCTTTCATCTATACCCTCCGAAACAAAGAGGTAAAAGAGTCTctgaaaaaacagtttaaaaggGAAGGCTTTTTTTAG
- the SDR39U1 gene encoding epimerase family protein SDR39U1 isoform X1: MRVLVGGGTGFVGRALTQLLRSHGHEVTHVSREGGKDRISWEELSHSGLPLCDAVVNLAGENVLNPFRRWSDAFCREVISSRVETTKTLAKAIADAEHPPRAWVLVTGVGYYRPSPTAEYTEDSPGGDFDFFSRLVSSWEAAALIPGSPARGVVVRSGVVLGQGGGAISQMLLPFRLGLGGPLGSGLQPFPWIHIRDLAGIVCHALETECVQGILNGVSPSSSATSNGTFAQEFAAALGRPALLPVPAWAVRAVFGAERAVMLLEGQRVVPKHTLESGYHFIFPDLSGALQDIVA, encoded by the exons ATGCGGGTGCTGGTGG GTGGTGGGACTGGCTTTGTGGGCAGAGCCCTGACCCAGTTGCTGCGGAGCCATGGGCATGAAGTGACCCACGTCTCTCGAGAGGGGGGCAAGGATCGCATTAGCTGG GAAGAGTTGTCCCACTCTGGACTACCTCTGTGCGATGCCGTGGTGAATTTGGCTGGTGAAAATGTACTCAACCCTTTCCGAAG ATGGAGTGATGCCTTCTGCAGGGAAGTCATCAGCAGCCGGGTTGAGACCACCAAGACCTTGGCCAAAGCCATTGCTGATGCTGAACACCCACCCCGTGCTTGGGTCCTTGTCACCGGCGTAG GCTATTACCGCCCTAGCCCCACAGCTGAGTATACAGAAGACAGTCCGGGCGGGGATTTCGACTTCTTCTCACGCCTGGTGAGCTCatgggaggctgcagctctcaTTCCTGGTAGCCCAGCTCGTGGTGTTGTGGTGAGATCTG GGGTGGTGTTGGGCCAAGGTGGTGGTGCAATCTCTCAGATGCTCTTGCCATTCCGTCTGGGACTAGGAGGCCCCTTgggctctgggctccagcccttcccATGGATCCACATTCGGGACTTGGCTGGGATCGTGTGTCATGCCCTGGAGACTGAGTGCGTGCAAGGCATCCTCAACGGTGTCTCCCCATCCTCCTCTGCTACTTCCAACGGCACCTTTGCTCAGGAGTTTGCTGCAGCTCTAGGGcgcccagccctgctgccggTTCCTGCTTGGGCGGTGCGGGCTGTCTTTGGGGCAGAGCGGGCCGTCATGCTGCTGGAGGGCCAGAGGGTGGTGCCAAAACACACCCTGGAGAGCGGCTATCATTTCATCTTCCCTGACCTGtctggagctctgcaggacaTTGTGGCTTGA
- the SDR39U1 gene encoding epimerase family protein SDR39U1 isoform X3: MLTWRGYYRPSPTAEYTEDSPGGDFDFFSRLVSSWEAAALIPGSPARGVVVRSGVVLGQGGGAISQMLLPFRLGLGGPLGSGLQPFPWIHIRDLAGIVCHALETECVQGILNGVSPSSSATSNGTFAQEFAAALGRPALLPVPAWAVRAVFGAERAVMLLEGQRVVPKHTLESGYHFIFPDLSGALQDIVA; the protein is encoded by the exons ATGCTGACCTGGAGAG GCTATTACCGCCCTAGCCCCACAGCTGAGTATACAGAAGACAGTCCGGGCGGGGATTTCGACTTCTTCTCACGCCTGGTGAGCTCatgggaggctgcagctctcaTTCCTGGTAGCCCAGCTCGTGGTGTTGTGGTGAGATCTG GGGTGGTGTTGGGCCAAGGTGGTGGTGCAATCTCTCAGATGCTCTTGCCATTCCGTCTGGGACTAGGAGGCCCCTTgggctctgggctccagcccttcccATGGATCCACATTCGGGACTTGGCTGGGATCGTGTGTCATGCCCTGGAGACTGAGTGCGTGCAAGGCATCCTCAACGGTGTCTCCCCATCCTCCTCTGCTACTTCCAACGGCACCTTTGCTCAGGAGTTTGCTGCAGCTCTAGGGcgcccagccctgctgccggTTCCTGCTTGGGCGGTGCGGGCTGTCTTTGGGGCAGAGCGGGCCGTCATGCTGCTGGAGGGCCAGAGGGTGGTGCCAAAACACACCCTGGAGAGCGGCTATCATTTCATCTTCCCTGACCTGtctggagctctgcaggacaTTGTGGCTTGA
- the LOC127394149 gene encoding olfactory receptor 6Y1-like: MGGRNETSVMYFILLGFPTTAELQLLLFSALLLAYLLTMLENFLIILIIRTNLSLQKPMYFFLGNLSFLEIWYVSVIEPKMLIDLLSQDKHISFQGCMTQLYFFVTFVCTEYILLAVMAYDRFLAICKPLRYPLIMNRQLCVQLTASCWVCGLITSSIKLSFIASLSFCDIYKINHYFCDISPLLNISCSDSSLAELVDFILALMVIMVPLCTVVTSYIFIIFTVLKIPSSQGRQKAFSTCSSHLTVVILFYSTTLFTYAHPKVMYTYSSNKLVSVLYTVVVPLLNPLIYCLRNKEVRFALRKTFICTRHT; encoded by the coding sequence ATGGGTGGGAGGAATGAAACCAGTGTCATGTATTTCATTCTCCTGGGTTTTCCCACCactgctgaactgcagcttctcctcttctctgctttaCTTCTGGCTTACTTATTAACCATGTTGGAAAACTTCCTTATCATTCTCATTATCCGAACTAACCTCAGCCTGCAGAAACCCATGTATTTCTTCCTGGGAAATCTGTCTTTCTTAGAGATCTGGTATGTTTCTGTCATTGAGCCAAAGATGCTCATAGATCTCCTCTCTCAAGACAAACATATCTCATTCCAGGGGTGCATGACACAGTTGTATTTCTTTGTGACTTTTGTTTGTACTGAGTATATTCTGTTAGCTGTTATGGCCTATGATCGCTTCTTGGCCATATGCAAACCTCTCCGATACCCGCTCATCATGAATCGACAGCTCTGTGTTCAGCTGACAGCCAGCTGCTGGGTGTGTGGTTTGATCACTTCTTCCATCAAGCTGAGCTTTATAGCCTCGCTCTCATTTTGTGACATATACAAAATCAATCACTATTTCTGTGATATTTCACCCCTACTTAATATCTCCTGCAGTGATTCCTCTTTGGCTGAGCTAGTGGACTTCATCTTAGCTCTGATGGTCATCATGGTGCCTCTGTGTACTGTGGTCACTTCTTACATTTTCATCATTTTCACGGTGTTGAAGATTCCTTCCTCTCAGGGGAGGCAAAAGGCCTTTTCTACCTGCAGCTCCCACTTGACTGTAGTGATATTGTTCTACTCCACCACTCTTTTCACTTATGCCCACCCAAAGGTCATGTATACCTATAGTTCTAACAAGCTGGTATCAGTCTTGTACACAGTAGTCGTGCCACTTCTGAATCCTCTCATATATTGTCTTAGAAACAAAGAAGTCAGGTTTGCCCTGAGGAAGACCTTTATTTGCACAAGACACACCTAA
- the LOC127394150 gene encoding olfactory receptor 6-like, with translation MTSDNRTHVVEFILVGFPGKQEIKLLVLLMFFLAYVLTVTENAMIVVLVWTNLQLHKPMYVFLGNLSFLEIGYISVTVPKVLASLVTNRQGISFTGCMAQLFFFLALACSECTLLAVMAYDRYVAICNPLRYPIIMDHTLCTRLAVGSWISGFLISTVKVYFISHQEYCGPNIIHHFFCDVSALLKLACTNTSVAELIDFLLALLILLVPLVVIIVSYVCIISSVLGIPSANGCHKAFSTCASHLLVVMVFYTASLFIYARPQSIDSFSSYKLVSVLYTVLTPLINPVIYCFRNQEFKIALRKTIHRRDNCS, from the coding sequence ATGACTTCAGATAACCGGACCCATGTAGTCGAATTCATTCTGGTTGGTTTTCCAGGTAAACAGGAAATCAAGCTTCTGGTACTTTTGATGTTCTTCCTGGCTTATGTGCTGACAGTAACAGAAAATGCAATGATTGTTGTGCTTGTTTGGACAAATCTTCAGCTTCACAAGCCAATGTATGTTTTCCTCGGCAATCTTTCCTTTCTGGAGATTGGGTACATCTCTGTCACAGTTCCTAAAGTGCTTGCAAGCTTGGTGACAAACAGACAAGGCATTTCCTTCACTGGCTGCATGGCCCAGCTATTCTTCTTCCTGGCACTGGCCTGTAGTGAGTGCACTCTCTTGGCTGTCATGGCCTATGATCGCTATGTGGCCATCTGCAACCCACTGCGTTACCCAATCATCATGGATCACACTCTTTGCACCCGTCTGGCCGTTGGCTCCTGGATCAGTGGCTTCCTGATTTCCACAGTGAAGgtttatttcatttcacatcAGGAGTACTGTGGGCCCAACATCATCCACCACTTCTTTTGTGATGTCTCTGCCTTACTGAAGCTAGCCTGTACCAACACCTCAGTAGCTGAGCTTATAGATTTCTTACTGGCCCTGCTAATCCTTCTTGTACCACTGGTTGTGATTATAGTCTCCTATGTGTGCATCATCTCTTCTGTCTTGGGCATCCCCTCAGCCAATGGATGTCACAAGGCCTTCTCTACCTGTGCCTCCCATCTTTTAGTTGTCATGGTGTTCTATACAGCCTCCCTGTTTATCTATGCCAGGCCTCAGTCTATTGATTCCTTCAGCTCCTACAAACTGGTTTCTGTGCTGTACACTGTCCTGACACCCCTCATCAACCCAGTTATCTATTGCTTTAGGAACCAGGAATTCAAAATTGCTCTTAGGAAAACAATACACCGGAGGGACAATTGCTCCTAG
- the SDR39U1 gene encoding epimerase family protein SDR39U1 isoform X2, with product MYSTLSEGYYRPSPTAEYTEDSPGGDFDFFSRLVSSWEAAALIPGSPARGVVVRSGVVLGQGGGAISQMLLPFRLGLGGPLGSGLQPFPWIHIRDLAGIVCHALETECVQGILNGVSPSSSATSNGTFAQEFAAALGRPALLPVPAWAVRAVFGAERAVMLLEGQRVVPKHTLESGYHFIFPDLSGALQDIVA from the exons ATGTACTCAACCCTTTCCGAAG GCTATTACCGCCCTAGCCCCACAGCTGAGTATACAGAAGACAGTCCGGGCGGGGATTTCGACTTCTTCTCACGCCTGGTGAGCTCatgggaggctgcagctctcaTTCCTGGTAGCCCAGCTCGTGGTGTTGTGGTGAGATCTG GGGTGGTGTTGGGCCAAGGTGGTGGTGCAATCTCTCAGATGCTCTTGCCATTCCGTCTGGGACTAGGAGGCCCCTTgggctctgggctccagcccttcccATGGATCCACATTCGGGACTTGGCTGGGATCGTGTGTCATGCCCTGGAGACTGAGTGCGTGCAAGGCATCCTCAACGGTGTCTCCCCATCCTCCTCTGCTACTTCCAACGGCACCTTTGCTCAGGAGTTTGCTGCAGCTCTAGGGcgcccagccctgctgccggTTCCTGCTTGGGCGGTGCGGGCTGTCTTTGGGGCAGAGCGGGCCGTCATGCTGCTGGAGGGCCAGAGGGTGGTGCCAAAACACACCCTGGAGAGCGGCTATCATTTCATCTTCCCTGACCTGtctggagctctgcaggacaTTGTGGCTTGA
- the LOC127394016 gene encoding olfactory receptor 12-like isoform X1: MENNTKVTEFILVGFKSHPGLQLLLSVLFSAMYVVTVVGNACMILIIRMDSKLHTPMYFFLENLSILDICYSSVITPKAALTFLQGRRIISYNGCASQMFFFSLFGTTEAFFLAVMAYDRFTAICNPLLYQIIMKKRLCVLLVLGSYLSGCINCTIQTGFTFSLSFCGRKEINHFFCDVPAVMHAACSDTLVNEIVMLSVCGSIIVGTASVVFLSYGYIILTIVQMPSAESRHKAFSTCSSHMLAVSLFFGTVFFMYAQPGSTPSADKSNTISILYTIVIPMLNPFIYTLRNKEVKDALSRSL, encoded by the exons atggaaaacaaCACCAAGGTAACAGAGTTCATTTTGGTTGGGTTCAAATCTCATCCAGGATTGCAACTCCTCCTCTCTGTTCTCTTCTCAGCAATGTATGTTGTCACTGTGGTGGGAAATGCCTGCATGATCCTCATAATTAGAATGGACTCCAAGCTGCACACTCCCATGTACTTTTTCCTAGAGAACTTGTCCATTCTGGACATCTGCTATTCCTCTGTCATCACTCCCAAAGCAGCACTGACATTCTTACAGGGCAGAAGAATAATTTCCTACAATGGTTGTGCATctcaaatgttctttttctctctttttggtACAACAGAAGCCTTTTTCCTTGCTGTCATGGCTTATGATCGCTTTACTGCTATCTGCAATCCACTGCTGTACCaaattattatgaaaaaaagacTTTGTGTTCTCCTGGTGCTGGGCTCTTATCTCTCAGGCTGCATCAACTGCACTATCCAGACAGGCTTTACATTCAGTTTGTCCTTTTGTGGGCGCAAAGAAATAAACCACTTCTTCTGTGATGTTCCTGCAGTGATGCATGCTGCCTGCTCAGACACACTTGTCAATGAAATAGTCATGCTGTCTGTATGTGGATCAATCATCGTGGGCACTGCCTCAGTAGTTTTTCTCTCCTATGGTTATATAATCCTCACTATTGTCCAAATGCCTTCAGCTGAGAGCAGACACAAGGCTTTCTCCACTTGCTCTTCTCACATGCTAGCTGTCAGCTTGTTCTTTGGGACTGTTTTCTTCATGTATGCTCAGCCTGGATCCACACCTTCAGCTGACAAAAGCAACACCATCTCTATCCTCTATACTATTGTTATTCCCATGCTAAACCCTTTCATCTATACCCTCCGAAACAAAGAGGTAAAAGA tgctTTGTCACGCTCACTGTAA